In Kitasatospora gansuensis, a genomic segment contains:
- the fahA gene encoding fumarylacetoacetase — protein MTTSWLESAQDSPFGLHNLPYGVFSTADQPGRRRIGVAVGDFVLDAGAAARAVGEPSVLLDADTLNPLLAAGRPTWTAVRAALTAWLGDSSYRAAVSPHLHPVGEVTLHLPFEVADYVDFYASEHHATNLGKIFRPGTEPLTPNWKHLPIGYHGRAGTIVVSGTDVVRPNGQRKAPSEPLPSYGPSRRLDIEAEVAFVVGAGSELGKPVALADFREHVFGVCLLNDWSARDIQAWEYVPLGPFLGKSFASSLSPWVVPLDALEHARVSPPPREFELLPYLDDRDGEPWGLDLTLTVRLNGHVISRPPFASMYWTAAQQLAHLTANGASLRPGDLYASGTISGPEVESRGALIELTWNGENPVKLPDGTSRSYLEDGDTVTITATAPGPDGALISFGEVTGRIVP, from the coding sequence TTGACCACCAGCTGGCTCGAGTCCGCGCAGGACTCCCCGTTCGGCCTGCACAACCTGCCCTACGGCGTCTTCAGCACCGCCGACCAGCCCGGGCGGCGCCGGATCGGCGTCGCGGTCGGCGACTTCGTGCTGGACGCGGGGGCGGCCGCCCGCGCGGTCGGTGAGCCCTCCGTGCTGCTGGACGCCGACACCCTCAACCCGCTGCTGGCGGCGGGCCGTCCGACCTGGACCGCCGTCCGGGCCGCGCTCACCGCGTGGCTCGGCGACTCCTCGTACCGGGCCGCCGTCTCCCCGCACCTGCACCCGGTCGGCGAGGTCACCCTGCACCTGCCGTTCGAGGTGGCCGACTACGTCGACTTCTACGCCTCCGAGCACCACGCCACCAACCTGGGCAAGATCTTCCGCCCCGGCACCGAGCCGCTCACCCCCAACTGGAAGCACCTGCCGATCGGTTACCACGGCCGGGCCGGGACGATCGTGGTGTCCGGCACGGACGTGGTCCGCCCGAACGGCCAGCGCAAGGCGCCGAGCGAGCCACTGCCCTCGTACGGCCCGAGCCGTCGGCTCGACATCGAGGCCGAGGTGGCCTTCGTGGTCGGCGCGGGCAGCGAGCTCGGCAAGCCGGTCGCGCTGGCCGACTTCCGGGAGCACGTCTTCGGCGTCTGCCTGCTCAACGACTGGTCCGCCCGCGACATCCAGGCCTGGGAGTACGTGCCGCTCGGCCCGTTCCTCGGCAAATCCTTCGCCAGCTCGCTGTCGCCCTGGGTGGTCCCGCTGGACGCGCTGGAGCACGCCCGGGTCAGCCCGCCGCCGCGCGAGTTCGAGCTGCTGCCCTACCTGGACGACCGGGACGGCGAGCCCTGGGGCCTGGACCTCACCCTGACGGTCCGGCTGAATGGCCACGTGATCTCCCGGCCGCCGTTCGCCTCGATGTACTGGACGGCCGCGCAGCAGCTCGCCCACCTCACCGCCAACGGCGCCTCGCTGCGCCCCGGCGACCTGTACGCCTCCGGCACCATCAGCGGCCCCGAGGTGGAGAGCCGGGGAGCGCTGATCGAGCTGACCTGGAACGGCGAGAACCCGGTCAAGCTCCCGGACGGCACCAGCCGCAGCTACCTGGAGGACGGCGACACCGTCACCATCACGGCCACCGCGCCGGGCCCGGACGGGGCGCTGATCTCCTTCGGCGAGGTCACCGGGCGGATCGTGCCCTGA
- a CDS encoding P-loop NTPase fold protein encodes MNFSLLNDEPVHDIGGEDVLGTFRAARELARLIQASREATPFTIAIDADWGMGKSSLMHRIEAELGVDRTVECVWFNAWTADGTDALEGVIKSVLQRFDRNLLRRVWYRTGRRGPLLAALRLGVTLLAGVFRVDRMVDELWERMAADAAARNQIRELISKSATEWAAAPGSWDRRRLLVVFVDDLDRCSDATILAVCEAIKVYLDVPGLAFVLGCDQRRIADVAEATGRALSADYLQKIVQVNYRMPPIDPLQARRLVESYAQRSGTAGLLTPPLAALLAERMGRNPRRIKRLINSFVMEYHLDAGWQQFGAEGLLRSVLLQHLYPDFHRALVEPGSPDLVAEFVAYYELRGLVRRGGEELDPAQAAGLTALAERLDLPLPDTWPVVLERLERALPPEYPVLAADRGFVRLILDLEQLPNAAALLGWLRRTVPLPVPLEARPQASVYGGTPPQSVGAPALNLSGARVLWVDDVPTNNDRLAEQLRRSGAEVRQVKSTAEALTELAWQPHVVITDMKRGSEKRAGIDGITAVKARGFAGRVIVYAQTRDVQLLIDAENAGALVARSATMLVDLIEAAPR; translated from the coding sequence TTGAACTTCTCGCTGCTCAACGACGAACCGGTGCACGACATCGGGGGCGAGGACGTGCTCGGGACGTTCCGGGCGGCCCGGGAGCTGGCGCGGCTGATCCAGGCCTCGCGGGAGGCGACGCCGTTCACCATCGCGATCGACGCGGACTGGGGGATGGGCAAGAGCAGCCTGATGCACCGGATCGAGGCGGAGCTCGGGGTGGACCGCACCGTCGAGTGCGTCTGGTTCAACGCCTGGACGGCGGACGGCACCGACGCCCTGGAAGGCGTCATCAAGTCGGTGCTCCAGCGCTTCGACCGCAACCTGCTGCGCCGGGTCTGGTACCGCACCGGCCGCCGCGGCCCGCTGCTCGCGGCGCTGCGGCTCGGGGTCACCCTGCTGGCCGGGGTGTTCCGGGTGGACCGGATGGTGGACGAGCTCTGGGAGCGGATGGCCGCCGACGCGGCGGCCCGCAACCAGATCCGCGAGCTGATCTCCAAGTCGGCCACCGAGTGGGCCGCCGCGCCCGGAAGTTGGGACCGGCGGCGGCTGCTGGTGGTCTTCGTGGACGACCTGGACCGCTGCTCGGACGCGACCATCCTGGCGGTCTGCGAGGCGATCAAGGTCTACCTGGACGTACCGGGGCTGGCCTTCGTGCTGGGCTGCGACCAGCGCCGGATCGCGGATGTCGCGGAGGCCACCGGGCGGGCCCTCAGCGCGGACTACCTGCAGAAGATCGTGCAGGTCAACTACCGGATGCCGCCGATCGATCCGCTGCAGGCCAGGCGGCTGGTGGAGAGCTACGCCCAGCGGTCCGGGACGGCCGGACTGCTGACGCCGCCGCTGGCCGCGCTGCTGGCCGAGCGGATGGGCCGCAACCCCCGGCGGATCAAGCGGCTGATCAACAGTTTCGTGATGGAGTATCACCTCGACGCCGGGTGGCAGCAGTTCGGCGCGGAGGGGCTGCTCCGGTCGGTGCTGCTCCAGCACCTCTACCCGGACTTCCACCGGGCGCTGGTCGAGCCGGGTAGCCCGGACCTGGTGGCCGAGTTCGTCGCCTACTACGAGCTGCGCGGCCTGGTCCGCCGGGGCGGCGAGGAGCTCGACCCGGCGCAGGCGGCCGGGCTGACGGCGCTGGCGGAGCGGCTGGACCTGCCTCTGCCGGACACCTGGCCGGTCGTCCTGGAGCGGCTGGAACGGGCGCTGCCGCCGGAGTACCCGGTGCTGGCGGCCGACCGGGGGTTCGTCCGGCTGATCCTGGACTTGGAACAACTGCCGAACGCCGCAGCCCTGTTGGGCTGGCTGCGGCGGACCGTACCGCTGCCGGTGCCGCTGGAGGCCCGGCCGCAGGCGTCGGTCTACGGGGGCACCCCGCCACAGTCGGTCGGCGCCCCGGCGCTGAATCTGAGCGGGGCGCGGGTGCTCTGGGTGGACGACGTGCCGACCAACAACGACCGACTGGCGGAGCAGCTGCGGCGGTCCGGGGCCGAGGTGCGCCAGGTCAAGAGCACGGCCGAGGCGCTGACCGAACTGGCCTGGCAGCCGCACGTGGTGATCACCGATATGAAGCGGGGCAGCGAGAAGCGGGCGGGGATCGACGGCATCACGGCCGTCAAGGCCCGGGGGTTCGCCGGCCGGGTGATCGTCTACGCGCAGACCCGGGACGTGCAGCTGTTGATCGACGCCGAGAACGCCGGAGCACTGGTGGCCCGGTCGGCGACCATGCTGGTGGATCTGATCGAGGCGGCGCCCCGCTGA
- a CDS encoding enoyl-CoA hydratase/isomerase family protein — translation MTTDVVLEQVGRLGRITLDRPRALNSLTHGMLLAIEERLTDWASDDGVEAVLLTGAGERGLCAGADIRALHDDAKLGGAGARQFFRDEYRLNLLISRYPKPYVALMDGITMGGGVGLSAHGSVRVVTERSTVAMPETRIGLVPDVGGSRLLAHAPGELGTHLALTAASMGPGDALLCGFADHFVPVAALPGFTAALAEVAPAEALERYAAEAPEAVLSGQREWIDACYAADTVEEILTRLDAVGIAEAKEAAEQIRAKSPTSLKVTLAALRRARAQRTLAETLDQEFRISCAALDAPDLVEGIRAQVVDKDRDPHWSPATLAEVTEHQVAGFFADLGERELGLSR, via the coding sequence ATGACGACGGATGTGGTGCTGGAGCAGGTCGGCCGCCTTGGCCGGATCACGCTGGACCGGCCCCGGGCGCTGAACTCGCTCACCCACGGGATGCTGCTGGCGATCGAGGAGCGGCTGACCGACTGGGCGTCCGACGACGGCGTCGAGGCCGTGCTGCTGACCGGTGCCGGGGAGCGCGGGCTGTGCGCCGGGGCGGACATCCGGGCGTTGCACGACGACGCCAAGCTGGGCGGTGCGGGCGCCCGGCAGTTCTTCCGGGACGAGTACCGGCTGAACCTGCTGATCTCCCGTTACCCGAAGCCGTACGTCGCGCTGATGGACGGGATCACCATGGGCGGCGGGGTCGGTCTCTCGGCGCACGGCAGCGTCCGGGTGGTCACCGAGCGCTCCACGGTGGCGATGCCGGAGACCCGGATCGGCCTGGTGCCGGACGTCGGCGGCAGCCGGCTGCTCGCGCACGCCCCGGGCGAGCTCGGCACGCATCTCGCGCTCACCGCCGCGTCGATGGGCCCGGGTGACGCGCTGCTCTGCGGCTTCGCCGACCACTTCGTCCCGGTGGCCGCGCTGCCGGGCTTCACCGCCGCGCTGGCCGAGGTGGCCCCGGCCGAGGCGCTGGAGCGGTACGCCGCCGAGGCACCGGAGGCCGTGCTCTCCGGGCAGCGGGAGTGGATCGACGCCTGCTACGCGGCCGACACCGTCGAGGAGATCCTGACCCGGCTGGACGCCGTTGGGATCGCCGAGGCCAAGGAGGCCGCCGAACAGATCAGGGCCAAGTCGCCGACCTCGCTCAAGGTCACCCTGGCCGCGCTGCGCCGGGCCCGGGCGCAGCGCACGCTGGCCGAGACGCTGGACCAGGAGTTCCGGATCTCCTGCGCCGCGCTGGACGCCCCCGACCTGGTCGAGGGCATCCGCGCGCAGGTGGTCGACAAGGACCGCGACCCGCACTGGTCCCCCGCCACCCTGGCCGAGGTGACGGAGCACCAGGTGGCCGGCTTCTTCGCCGACCTGGGCGAGCGGGAACTCGGCCTGTCCCGCTGA
- a CDS encoding FBP domain-containing protein, producing MKPLTEQEIRASFVNCTKGEAKRLNVPRGLPELPWEELDFLGWRDPQAPERAYLVAELDGRLAGVALRLSTGGVGQARRSMCSLCVTTHSGGVSLMVAPRAGKAGQQGNSVGAYMCSDLACSLYVRGKREAGPGARLHESITLEEKIERTLTNLAAFVAKVTV from the coding sequence ATGAAGCCGTTGACTGAGCAAGAGATCCGGGCCTCCTTCGTGAACTGCACCAAGGGTGAGGCCAAGCGCCTGAACGTGCCGCGCGGGCTGCCCGAGCTGCCCTGGGAGGAGCTGGACTTCCTCGGCTGGCGCGACCCCCAGGCCCCCGAACGGGCCTACCTGGTGGCCGAGTTGGACGGCCGCCTGGCCGGGGTCGCGCTGCGTCTGTCGACCGGCGGGGTCGGCCAGGCCCGCCGCAGCATGTGCTCGCTGTGCGTCACCACGCACAGCGGGGGCGTCTCGCTGATGGTGGCGCCGCGGGCCGGCAAGGCCGGGCAGCAGGGCAACTCGGTGGGTGCCTACATGTGCAGCGACCTGGCCTGCTCGCTGTACGTCCGGGGCAAGCGCGAGGCCGGCCCCGGTGCGCGCCTGCACGAGTCGATCACGCTGGAGGAGAAGATCGAGCGGACCCTGACCAACCTCGCGGCCTTCGTCGCGAAGGTGACGGTCTGA
- a CDS encoding TetR/AcrR family transcriptional regulator translates to MARVGLTKERLTQAGAELADEVGFDKVTVSALARRFGVKDASLYSHVRNSQDLKTRIALLALAELADRVAAALAGRSGKDALAAFADAYRDYAREHPGRYAAAQLELDPETALASAAGKHSAMTRAILRGYQLAEPDQTDAVRLLGSTFHGYVTLEQAGAFGHTARDSQASWTRILDALDALLRNWPAA, encoded by the coding sequence ATGGCGAGAGTCGGGCTGACCAAGGAACGTCTGACCCAGGCCGGAGCCGAGCTCGCGGACGAGGTCGGCTTCGACAAGGTGACCGTCTCGGCGCTCGCCCGCCGGTTCGGGGTCAAGGACGCCAGCCTGTACTCGCACGTCAGGAACTCCCAGGACCTGAAGACCCGGATCGCCCTGCTCGCCCTGGCCGAGCTCGCCGACCGGGTCGCCGCCGCGCTGGCCGGCCGGTCCGGCAAGGACGCGCTGGCCGCGTTCGCCGACGCCTACCGCGACTACGCCCGGGAGCACCCCGGCCGGTACGCCGCCGCCCAGCTCGAACTCGACCCCGAGACCGCGCTCGCCAGCGCGGCCGGCAAGCACTCCGCGATGACCCGGGCCATCCTGCGCGGCTACCAGCTGGCCGAGCCGGACCAGACGGACGCGGTCCGGCTGCTCGGCAGCACCTTCCACGGCTACGTCACCCTGGAGCAGGCCGGTGCCTTCGGCCACACCGCCCGCGACTCGCAGGCCAGCTGGACCCGGATCCTGGACGCCCTCGACGCCCTGCTGCGCAACTGGCCGGCCGCCTGA
- a CDS encoding enoyl-CoA hydratase has protein sequence MTEYQTILVEQKGRVGLITLNRPEALNALNNQLMREVVAAATGFDRDPSIGALVITGSEKAFAAGADIKEMQGNAFPQVYLDDWLGPWDELGRLRKPVVAAVAGFALGGGCELAMLCDILIAADTAKFGQPEIKLGVIPGIGGSQRLTRAVGKAKAMDLCLTGRMMGAEEAERAGLVSRIVPAADLLTEALATAETVAAMSAPAAVMMKESVNRVFETTLAEGVRFERRLFHALFATADQKEGMAAFAEKRKPSFENR, from the coding sequence ATGACCGAGTACCAGACGATCCTGGTGGAGCAGAAGGGCCGGGTCGGGCTGATCACGCTCAACCGGCCGGAGGCGCTGAACGCGCTGAACAACCAGCTGATGCGCGAGGTGGTGGCGGCGGCGACCGGCTTCGACCGCGATCCCTCGATCGGCGCGCTGGTGATCACCGGCTCGGAGAAGGCGTTCGCGGCCGGGGCCGACATCAAGGAGATGCAGGGCAACGCGTTCCCCCAGGTCTACCTGGACGACTGGCTCGGCCCCTGGGACGAGCTGGGCCGGCTGCGCAAGCCGGTCGTCGCCGCGGTGGCGGGCTTCGCGCTGGGCGGCGGCTGCGAGTTGGCGATGCTCTGCGACATCCTGATCGCTGCCGACACCGCGAAGTTCGGCCAGCCGGAGATCAAGCTCGGGGTGATCCCCGGCATCGGCGGCTCGCAGCGGCTGACCCGGGCGGTCGGCAAGGCCAAGGCGATGGACCTCTGCCTGACCGGGCGGATGATGGGCGCCGAGGAGGCCGAGCGGGCCGGCCTGGTCTCCCGGATCGTCCCCGCCGCCGACCTCCTCACCGAGGCGCTGGCGACCGCCGAGACGGTGGCCGCGATGTCCGCCCCGGCGGCCGTGATGATGAAGGAGAGCGTCAACCGGGTGTTCGAGACCACGCTCGCCGAGGGCGTCCGGTTCGAACGACGGCTGTTCCACGCGCTGTTCGCCACCGCCGACCAGAAGGAAGGCATGGCCGCCTTCGCCGAGAAGCGCAAGCCGTCCTTCGAGAACCGCTGA
- a CDS encoding winged helix-turn-helix transcriptional regulator, whose product MATVPRPGPYVCGIDAAMDVIGGKWKVLILWALDERGSCRFGELRRLVPGITEKVLAAHLRELEADGVVHRESYQEVPPRVEYSLTPTGARLNAALAPLGAWGREHVLGGVPHPDAPR is encoded by the coding sequence ATGGCGACGGTGCCGAGGCCAGGACCGTACGTGTGCGGGATCGACGCCGCGATGGACGTGATCGGCGGCAAGTGGAAGGTGCTGATCCTCTGGGCGCTGGACGAGCGCGGGAGCTGCCGCTTCGGTGAGCTGCGCCGGCTGGTGCCGGGCATCACCGAGAAGGTGCTCGCCGCCCACCTGCGCGAGCTGGAGGCGGACGGCGTGGTGCACCGCGAGTCGTACCAGGAGGTGCCACCGCGGGTGGAGTACTCGCTGACGCCGACGGGGGCGCGGCTCAACGCGGCGCTGGCCCCGCTGGGGGCCTGGGGCCGGGAGCACGTCCTCGGCGGCGTCCCGCACCCGGACGCGCCCCGGTAG
- a CDS encoding NAD(P)-dependent oxidoreductase — MAQNIIQKTTPTSLTLLGTGAMGAAFARTWLAAGHPVTVWNRTPARAEPLAALGATVAATAAEAVAASRLVVVCLLDDASVEKALSGLDLSGKDLVNLVTSTPGEARARAAWARERGARYLDAGIMAVPPMIGVPAAGGYVFYSGSAELFEEHRETLAVPVGTAYVGADAGFAALHDVALLSAMYGMFAGLTHAFALLRAESVPPTAAAPLLSGWLTAMTQSVRTTAEQLEGGDYTKDVVSNLAMQVAGTPTFLRTAEEQGVSPELLTPFFDLMGRRLAEGGGAEDLTGLVDLLRSA; from the coding sequence ATGGCACAGAACATCATTCAGAAGACCACCCCCACCTCCCTCACCCTGCTCGGCACCGGCGCGATGGGCGCCGCGTTCGCCCGGACCTGGCTCGCCGCCGGGCACCCGGTCACCGTCTGGAACCGCACCCCCGCCCGGGCCGAACCGCTCGCCGCCCTGGGCGCCACCGTCGCCGCCACCGCCGCCGAGGCGGTCGCCGCCAGCCGGCTGGTGGTCGTCTGCCTGCTCGACGACGCCTCCGTGGAGAAGGCGCTGTCCGGCCTGGACCTGTCCGGCAAGGATCTCGTCAACCTGGTCACCAGCACCCCCGGTGAGGCCCGCGCCCGCGCGGCCTGGGCCCGCGAGCGCGGTGCCCGCTACCTGGACGCCGGGATCATGGCCGTCCCGCCGATGATCGGCGTCCCGGCGGCCGGCGGGTACGTCTTCTACAGCGGCTCGGCGGAGCTCTTCGAGGAGCACCGGGAGACCCTCGCGGTGCCGGTCGGCACCGCCTACGTCGGCGCGGACGCGGGCTTCGCCGCGCTGCACGACGTCGCGCTGCTGAGCGCGATGTACGGCATGTTCGCCGGGCTCACGCACGCCTTCGCGCTGCTGCGCGCGGAGTCCGTGCCGCCGACCGCGGCCGCCCCGCTGCTGAGCGGCTGGCTCACCGCGATGACGCAGTCGGTGCGGACCACCGCCGAGCAGCTGGAGGGCGGCGACTACACCAAGGACGTCGTCTCCAACCTCGCCATGCAGGTCGCGGGCACCCCCACCTTCCTGCGCACCGCCGAGGAGCAGGGCGTCAGCCCCGAACTCCTCACGCCCTTCTTCGACCTGATGGGCCGTCGGCTCGCGGAGGGCGGCGGCGCGGAGGACCTGACCGGCCTCGTCGACCTGCTCCGCTCCGCCTGA
- a CDS encoding amidase, with protein MTGERVHAFGDDALGEHDAVALAAAVRAGEVSAEELAEAAVARAEQVDGRLAPVAFEAYLTPRVGRSGPAAALAGVPTFLKDNVDLRGMPTGQGSAAFRARPARRTAGFAEQLLGTGLTVLGKTRLPEFGLNASTEYAAAEPVRNPWQPSHSPGASSGGAAALVAAGVVPIAHANDGGGSIRIPAACCGLVGLKPTRGRLVLNDQGRRLPIDLITDGVLTRTVRDTAAFFAAAEQQYRNPALPPLGLVAGSGERRLRIGLVLDSPLEAAVTDQQTRQAVERTAARLEALGHRVEPAVLPFGEQFAQDFTLYWGYIAFLIAATGKLVLDRGFQARRLDGLTQGLRRSFRREFLKTPGVVRRLRQAEQAYAGMFAEYDLILCPVLAHVAPPIGHLSPNVPFEELIGRLRRYVAFTPVNNVTGAPAISLPTGETADGRPIGVHLLAPHGEERRLLELAFELEQDRPWRRIQD; from the coding sequence ATGACGGGCGAGCGGGTGCACGCGTTCGGGGACGACGCGTTGGGCGAGCACGACGCGGTGGCGCTGGCGGCGGCGGTACGGGCCGGGGAGGTCAGCGCCGAGGAACTGGCGGAGGCCGCCGTGGCGCGGGCCGAGCAGGTGGACGGGCGACTGGCCCCGGTCGCGTTCGAGGCGTACCTGACCCCGCGGGTCGGGCGGTCGGGCCCGGCGGCCGCGCTGGCCGGGGTGCCGACCTTCCTGAAGGACAACGTCGACCTGCGGGGCATGCCGACCGGGCAGGGCAGCGCCGCCTTCCGGGCCCGCCCCGCGCGCCGGACGGCCGGCTTCGCGGAGCAGCTGCTCGGCACCGGGCTGACCGTGCTGGGCAAGACCCGGCTGCCCGAGTTCGGCCTGAACGCCTCCACCGAGTACGCCGCCGCCGAGCCGGTGCGCAACCCCTGGCAGCCCTCGCACTCGCCGGGCGCCTCCTCCGGCGGCGCGGCCGCGCTGGTGGCCGCCGGGGTGGTGCCGATCGCGCACGCCAACGACGGCGGCGGCTCGATCCGGATCCCGGCGGCCTGCTGCGGGCTGGTCGGCCTGAAGCCGACCCGGGGCCGGCTGGTGCTCAACGACCAGGGCCGTCGGCTGCCGATCGACCTGATCACCGACGGTGTGCTGACCCGGACGGTCCGGGACACCGCCGCCTTCTTCGCGGCCGCCGAGCAGCAGTACCGCAACCCGGCTCTGCCGCCGCTGGGCCTGGTGGCGGGATCGGGCGAACGGCGGCTGCGGATCGGCCTGGTGCTGGACTCGCCGCTCGAGGCCGCGGTCACCGACCAGCAGACCCGGCAGGCGGTCGAGCGGACGGCGGCCCGGCTGGAGGCCCTCGGGCATCGGGTCGAGCCGGCCGTGCTGCCGTTCGGCGAGCAGTTCGCCCAGGACTTCACCCTGTACTGGGGCTACATCGCGTTCCTGATCGCCGCCACCGGCAAGCTGGTGCTCGACCGGGGCTTCCAGGCCCGCCGGCTGGACGGCCTCACCCAGGGGCTGCGGCGCAGCTTCCGGCGCGAGTTCCTGAAGACCCCGGGGGTGGTGCGCCGCCTGCGGCAGGCGGAGCAGGCGTACGCCGGGATGTTCGCCGAGTACGACCTGATCCTCTGTCCGGTGCTCGCCCATGTCGCGCCGCCGATCGGCCACTTGAGCCCGAACGTGCCGTTCGAGGAGCTGATCGGGCGGCTGCGCCGGTACGTCGCCTTCACCCCCGTGAACAACGTGACCGGTGCGCCCGCCATCTCGCTGCCCACCGGCGAGACCGCCGACGGCCGGCCGATCGGGGTGCACCTGCTGGCCCCGCACGGCGAGGAACGGCGGCTGCTGGAGCTGGCGTTCGAACTGGAGCAGGACCGGCCCTGGCGGCGGATCCAGGACTGA
- a CDS encoding NAD-binding protein, with product MSHYVVCGGNALAHRLIRELIEQYEVPVVALVPDLTQDHGPQISQLPGLSAVHEYATVSAEALRACGIETAGGIALVDGSDEGNIHAALAAQNRNPGIRIVLRMFNHRLGEHLERLLPNCAALSGSATAAPAFANGALDRPNSVRVGSRYLYVAYDGEIQDNQLCVVADRIDPQDLGRMRLLPQTAGRAAEFIALARRFGDEGEYGPRSREEHEQRGGIAALQALTGEPPMRIPWWARVRWWLLDTLRFFTSARLRLLLTIAVVAVLLSGAVIWYSTGHLGWALYYTLLDMAGAASPDQPGETMPGGGWQRIAQVVITFCGITFVPVATAIAVEALASGRRGLPRAPGAGTRDHVVVVGLNHLGTRVAGMVRESGVPVVCIERDPQSRGIAAMRALGVPVLVGDAPLAGQLLRARAQYARAVVSVTRDDAANLEVALEARALQPGVRMILRLFDDDFAHQVYATLGNVVSRSMSYLSAPGFAAALMGREVLGTLSVYRRVLLIAELTAETGSGLAGRSVHDLEEPGGVRVVAVRLARLPDEYQWNYPDRARPLGEGDHILVAATRSGLARLNTGQTAV from the coding sequence GTGAGTCACTACGTCGTGTGCGGTGGCAACGCGCTCGCCCACCGGCTGATCCGGGAGCTGATCGAGCAGTACGAGGTCCCGGTGGTCGCCCTGGTGCCGGACCTGACGCAGGATCACGGACCGCAGATCAGCCAGCTGCCCGGGCTGTCCGCCGTGCACGAGTACGCCACCGTCTCGGCCGAGGCGCTGCGCGCCTGCGGGATCGAGACGGCGGGTGGCATCGCGCTGGTGGACGGCAGCGACGAGGGGAACATCCACGCCGCGCTGGCCGCCCAGAACCGCAACCCCGGCATCCGGATCGTGCTGCGGATGTTCAACCACCGCCTCGGCGAGCACCTGGAGCGGCTGCTGCCGAACTGCGCGGCGCTCTCCGGCTCGGCCACCGCCGCGCCCGCCTTCGCCAACGGCGCGCTGGACCGGCCCAACTCGGTCCGGGTGGGCAGCCGGTACCTGTACGTCGCGTACGACGGCGAGATCCAGGACAACCAGCTCTGCGTGGTCGCCGACCGGATCGACCCGCAGGACCTGGGCCGGATGCGGCTGCTGCCGCAGACCGCCGGGCGGGCGGCCGAGTTCATCGCGCTGGCCCGCCGGTTCGGGGACGAGGGGGAGTACGGGCCGCGGTCGCGGGAGGAGCACGAGCAGCGCGGCGGGATCGCCGCCCTGCAGGCGCTGACCGGGGAGCCGCCGATGCGGATCCCCTGGTGGGCCAGGGTGCGCTGGTGGCTGCTGGACACCCTGCGGTTCTTCACCAGCGCCCGGCTGCGGCTGCTGCTCACCATCGCGGTGGTGGCGGTGCTGCTCAGCGGCGCGGTGATCTGGTACTCCACCGGGCACCTGGGCTGGGCGCTCTACTACACCCTGCTGGACATGGCGGGCGCGGCCAGCCCGGACCAGCCGGGGGAGACCATGCCGGGCGGCGGCTGGCAGCGGATCGCCCAGGTGGTGATCACCTTCTGCGGCATCACCTTCGTGCCGGTGGCCACCGCGATCGCGGTGGAGGCGCTGGCCAGCGGCCGGCGCGGCCTGCCCAGGGCGCCCGGCGCGGGCACCAGGGACCACGTGGTGGTGGTCGGGCTGAACCACCTCGGCACCCGGGTGGCCGGCATGGTCCGGGAGTCCGGGGTGCCGGTGGTCTGCATCGAGCGCGACCCGCAGTCCCGGGGGATCGCGGCGATGCGGGCGCTGGGCGTACCGGTGCTGGTCGGTGACGCCCCGTTGGCCGGGCAGCTGCTCCGGGCCAGGGCGCAGTACGCCCGCGCGGTGGTCTCGGTGACCCGGGACGACGCGGCCAACCTGGAGGTGGCGCTGGAGGCCAGGGCCCTGCAGCCCGGGGTGCGGATGATCCTGCGGCTGTTCGACGACGACTTCGCGCACCAGGTGTACGCGACGCTCGGCAACGTGGTCTCGCGCTCGATGTCGTACCTCTCCGCACCGGGGTTCGCCGCCGCCCTGATGGGCCGTGAGGTGCTCGGGACGCTCTCGGTGTACCGCCGGGTGCTGCTGATCGCCGAGCTGACGGCGGAGACCGGCTCCGGCCTGGCCGGGCGCAGCGTGCACGACCTGGAGGAGCCCGGCGGTGTCCGGGTGGTGGCCGTCCGGCTGGCCCGGCTCCCCGACGAGTACCAGTGGAACTACCCCGACCGGGCCCGCCCGCTGGGCGAGGGCGACCACATCCTGGTGGCCGCCACCCGCAGCGGCCTGGCCCGGCTGAACACCGGTCAGACGGCGGTCTGA